A genomic window from Chanodichthys erythropterus isolate Z2021 chromosome 1, ASM2448905v1, whole genome shotgun sequence includes:
- the arap3 gene encoding arf-GAP with Rho-GAP domain, ANK repeat and PH domain-containing protein 3 isoform X2: MHTMATIGPCSDAEDLLASIHLERYLDHFRQAGFLLARDFCHVDNVALNRVGVTATGHRKRILKLVEHIQLICQHQGQEPLLDRCNSESAIHEVTPVNVSPSRHPGTSLETLRNSSAPNLCAQVKRSFSERSTSVVKPVPKPRTVFHKLRAEKFSLPTQHEAQPRQKSSQDHLLIVAEDSSSTASSTDTVETSTESKKVHCEPGLSNTTSALETGGLLPPVPPRLNRGIPPSTFRRMSDQERLSTPPLCTPPDSPSSYQCSPFTNTPGSPPSPPCSGIEMVSNEIYCGTLPSTPRVFWSHSAPVPPPRQEVSPSTEKHSTLEKSNSTETRTSASAEDEDEMINPYCETVFHSKRQYQHSEAERTKTEEKTANKEDKTRDHGQNNHSWLKRLDSPGYFTVGEPTPASHSFSLPHNLCSTEADEDIISPYASFTSLSERMEPILSGWLDKLSPQGNYVFQKRYVKFDGKNLMYYGSEKDAYPKGVIPLAAIQMARVAKDNKFEVVTSHRTFVFRADNDVQRSKWCGTLQERVKEQLVFGRPRFGPGSHCQKSGFLELKGTKSKIYTAIIMEQIWLYKNEQCFKNGIGITVIEARGATIRDGKGKSFDLITPYKTFSFTAESEREKRDWMEALQESIAETLSDYEVAEKIWSNRSNKVCADCKAINPDWASINLCVVICKNCAGQHRSLGTMVSKVQSLKLDTSVWSNEIVQLFIMLGNDRANEFWAARLPVPEELDCDASPEQRREFIIHKYKEGRYRHPHPSFSTQEELLKALCTAVTEQNLLKTVTQIFAEAEAVRLADANGNVKRLSPHYSYTQSADSCVYDEIMQPILYSGYLYKTGSLNKGTLSRRTRDDFQKFWCSVEKSILFYESDRCHEPSMKINVKDIICLGVNRPDSSNNSGFIDKFRYTFELYLTSDKLIQFGLETPDALHSWARAIGKATTPLSCHCLLAREFERVGVLRYKAMLDPQQWKEGFFVLQKSNLFICPGNDGAAEDIINLKRLQELSIASETEIHEKKDILVLVEKGRTLHLQGMGRTDFSLWYADIQKAAGGKGNNLKDQQLSRNDIPIIVDSCIAFITQYGLGHEGIYRKNGAKSRIKLLMEEFRRDARNVKLRIGDNFIEDVTDVLKRFFREIDDPIFMADLHPFWREAAKLPLKTQRLDRYKELIRGLPRVNRTTLAALISHLYRVQKCADLNQMCTKNLSLLFAPSLFQTDGKGEHEVKIIEDLIDNYLYIFDIDEEHQTQIELEISLITTWRDTQLSQAGDLIIEVYLEEKIADCCITLKVSPTMCAEELTNQVLYMRNIPAGEKDVWMTFEAIEEGELERPLHPKEKVLEQALQWCKMADPSSAYLVVKKVPRGEAIDIFTAYKSEIVKSGVLKCREEPPKLLQGNKFQERSFQIKDHRLILMKDKKSNKPEKEWQLKTLKIYMGIRKKLKPPTKWGLTVMLDKQQLYLSCSSETELWDWMTNLLKAQNDDLRPPVMRRHSSSDISKQKFGTMPLVPIRGEESNTNSTMLSANQTLRKLHTRRALSMFFPMKMQHDSFEERIESPEPLYEEVGDFGLQVLKSLETSFLSSAHAETQEVPARPISLGQRKAASLDRMVGSNPVHSLSSSGQSLDTLSQEDSLHVPGRHRSHRSCSPQQELLLQELSTMFCKKPESEEQHTTD; encoded by the exons ATGCACACTATGGCAACAATCGGTCCATGCTCAGATGCAGAGGACCTGTTGGCTTCCATCCACCTCGAGAGGTATCTGGATCACTTCCGTCAGGCAGGCTTTCTCCTCGCCCGAGACTTCTGTCATGTGGACAATGTTGCTCTGAACAGGGTGGGAGTCACTGCCACCGGCCACAGGAAGCGTATCCTCAAACTGGTCGAGCACATTCAGCTGATCTGTCAACATCAAGGGCAAGAGCCCTTGCTAGATCGCTGTAATTCAGAGTCTGCTATTCATGAGGTGACCCCTGTCAATGTTTCTCCTTCAAGACATCCCGGCACCTCTTTAGAAACCTTACGTAACAGCTCTGCCCCGAATCTTTGTGCACAAGTGAAGCGCTCGTTCTCCGAGCGTAGCACTAGTGTTGTAAAGCCGGTACCAAAACCAAGAACTGTCTTCCACAAGCTAAGAGCAGAGAAATTTTCTTTACCAACACAACACGAAGCGCAACCTCGCCAAAAGTCATCTCAGGATCACCTTCTAATAGTTGCAGAAGATTCATCCTCTACTGCATCCAGTACAGACACTGTTGAAACATCTACTGAATCTAAAAAGGTCCATTGTGAACCAGGTCTGAGTAATACCACTTCAGCCCTAGAGACTGGTGGACTGTTACCCCCAGTGCCACCTAGGTTAAATCGAGGAATTCCTCCCTCCACCTTCAGGAGAATGTCGGACCAGGAGCGTCTCAGCACCCCACCCCTCTGCACCCCACCTGACTCCCCCTCTAGTTATCAGTGCTCTCCCTTCACCAACACACCTGGTTCACCTCCAAGTCCTCCCTGCTCAGGGATAGAGATGGTCTCTAATGAAATCTACTGTGGCACTTTACCAAGCACTCCACGTGTGTTTTGGAGTCATTCTGCACCCGTTCCCCCTCCACGCCAGGAGGTCAGCCCGTCCACTGAAAAACACAG CACTTTAGAAAAGTCCAACTCAACTGAAACAAGAACATCTG CATCTGCTGAGGACGAAGATGAAATGATCAACCCGTACTGTGAAACTGTTTTCCACAGCAAGCGACAATATCAACATTCAGAG GCCGAGAGGACCAAAACTGAGGAAAAGACTGCAAATAAAGAGGATAAAACAAGAGATCATGG GCAGAACAATCACTCGTGGCTCAAGCGTCTTGATTCTCCAGGCTACTTCACTGTGGGTGAACCCACACCAGCCTCACACTCGTTCTCCCTCCCTCATAACCTCTGCTCCACTGAAGCAGACGAGGACATCATCTCTCCCTACGCCAGCTTCACCTCGTTGTCCGAGCGGATGGAACCTATCCTCAGCGGCTGGCTGGACAAGCTCTCTCCTCAAGG AAACTATGTGTTCCAGAAACGATATGTGAAGTTTGATGGGAAGAACTTGATGTACTATGGTAGTGAAAAG GATGCTTATCCCAAAGGTGTGATTCCTTTAGCTGCCATACAGATGGCCCGTGTAGCCAAAGACAATAAATTTGAGGTTGTGACAAGTCACAGGACATTTGTGTTCCGAGCTGATAATGATG TCCAGAGGAGCAAATGGTGCGGCACGTTGCAGGAGCGGGTCAAAGAGCAGCTGGTTTTTGGCCGTCCACGTTTTGGCCCTGGCAGTCACTGCCAAAAGAGCGGCTTCCTGGAGCTCAAAGGAACCAAGTCAAAGATCTACACAGCCATTATAATGGAGCAGATCTGGTTGTACAAGAATGAGCAG TGCTTTAAAAATGGGATTGGAATTACTGTAATTGAGGCCAGAGGAGCTACAATTCGTGATGGGAAGGGCAAGAGCTTTGATCTCATTACACCTTATAAAACCTTCAG CTTTACGGCAGAGTCGGAGCGAGAGAAAAGGGACTGGATGGAGGCCCTGCAGGAATCTATAGCAGAAACACTATCTGATTATGAGGTGGCAGAGAAGATCTGGTCCAACAGGTCCAACAAGGTCTGCGCAGACTGCAAAGCCATCAATCCAGACTGGGCATCCATTAATCTCTGTGTGGTCATTTGCAAGAATTGCGCAG GCCAGCATCGAAGTCTTGGCACAATGGTGTCGAAAGTGCAAAGTCTGAAACTGGACACCAGCGTGTGGAGCAATGAGATCGTTCAG CTCTTCATAATGCTTGGCAACGATAGAGCAAATGAATTCTGGGCAGCCAGGCTCCCTGTGCCGGAGGAGCTGGACTGTGATGCCTCCCCAGAACAGCGGAGAGAGTTTATCATCCATAAATACAAAGAAGGCAGATATCGCCACCCTCATCCCAGTTTCAGCACCCAGGAGGAACTTCTTAAG GCGCTGTGCACCGCCGTGACCGAGCAGAACCTGCTGAAAACAGTCACTCAGATTTTTGCAGAAGCTGAGGCCGTTCGACTCGCTGACGCTAATGGAAACGTTAAGCGTCTGTCCCCACATTACTCATACACACAGTCTGCAG ATTCCTGTGTCTATGATGAGATCATGCAGCCCATCCTGTACTCTGGCTACCTCTACAAGACAGGCTCCTTGAACAAAGGGACATTATCCCGCAGAACCAGAGACG attttcaaaagttttggtGTTCGGTGGAGAAGTCTATTCTCTTCTATGAGTCTGACAGATGTCATGAGCCCAGTATGAAGATCAATGTTAAAGACATCATCTGTTTAGGAGTTAACAGGCCAGATTCCAGCAACAACAGCGGCTTCATTGACAA ATTTCGATACACTTTTGAACTTTACTTAACGTCTGATAAACTGATCCAGTTTGGCTTGGAGACTCCAGATGCGTTGCACAGTTGGGCGAGAGCAATAGGGAAG GCCACCACACCTCTCAGCTGTCACTGCCTACTGGCGCGAGAGTTCGAGCGAGTGGGCGTACTGCGCTACAAGGCCATGCTAGACCCGCAGCAGTGGAAAGAAGGCTTCTTTGTTCTGCAGAAGTCCAACCTGTTCATATGCCCTGGAAATGATGGAGCCGCAGAGGACATTATAAACCTGAAACGCCTACAGGAGCTCA GTATTGCATCAGAAACAGAGATCCATGAGAAGAAGGACATTCTGGTTCTTGTTGAGAAAGGAAG GACTCTGCATCTCCAGGGCATGGGCAGGACCGATTTCTCCCTTTGGTATGCAGACATTCAGAAGGCTGCGGGAGGGAAAGGGAACAACCTTAAAGACCAGCAGCTCAGCAGAAACGACATCCCCATCATTGTAGACAGTTGCATTGCGTTCATAACCCAGTATG GTCTGGGCCATGAGGGTATATACAGGAAAAATGGTGCAAAGTCCAGAATTAAGCTTTTGATGGAAGAGTTTCGTAGGGATGCCCGTAATGTGAAACTGCGTATTGGAGATAACTTCATCGAGGACGTGACGGATGTACTGAAAAGGTTCTTTCGGGAGATTGATGATCCCATATTCATGGCTGATCTCCACCCCTTCTGGAGGGAAGCTGCCA AATTACCTCTAAAGACACAGCGTTTGGACCGATACAAAGAGCTGATTCGAGGTTTACCACGGGTCAACAGGACTACTTTAGCAGCACTCATCAGTCATCTCTACAG GGTACAGAAGTGTGCTGATCTGAATCAGATGTGCACTAAGAACTTGTCCCTGCTGTTTGCTCCCAGCCTGTTTCAGACTGATGGAAAAGGAGAGCATGAGGTCAAAATCATAGAAGACCTCATTGATAACTATCTGTATATATTTGAT ATTGATGAAGAGCATCAAACTCAGATTGAACTGGAAATAAGTTTGATAACCACCTGGAGAGACACGCAG CTCTCACAGGCAGGGGACTTGATTATTGAAGTTTATCTAGAAGAAAAAATAGCAGATTGCTGCATCACTCTGAAA GTGTCCCCCACTATGTGTGCTGAGGAGCTGACCAATCAGGTGCTGTATATGAGAAATATTCCTGCTGGGGAAAAAGACGTGTGGATGACCTTTGAGGCCATCGAGGAAGGAGAGCTCG AGCGACCTCTTCACCCCAAAGAGAAGGTTCTGGAACAAGCTCTACAGTGGTGTAAAATGGCCGATCCCAGCTCGGCATATCTGGTGGTGAAGAAGGTGCCTAGAGGAGAAGCTATAGACATTTTCACAG CCTATAAGAGTGAGATTGTGAAGTCTGGAGTACTGAAGTGTCGGGAAGAGCCTCCCAAACTCTTGCAAGGAAACAAATTCCAGGAGCGATCATTCCAAATTAAAGACCACAGATTAATCCTGATGAAGGACAAAAAA AGCAACAAACCTGAGAAAGAGTGGCAACTCAAAACCTTGAAGATTTACATGGGGATCAGAAAGAAGTTAAAGCCACCAACAAA ATGGGGATTAACAGTAATGCTGGATAAACAGCAATT ATACCTTAGCTGTTCCAGTGAAACTGAATTATGGGACTGGATGACCAATTTACTAAAAGCACAG AATGATGATCTGCGTCCACCTGTGATGAGACGGCACTCATCCTCGGACATTTCCAAGCAGAAGTTTGGCACCATGCCGCTAGTGCCCATCAGAGGAGAGGAGAGCAACACCAACTCCACCATGCTCTCCGCCAATCAGACTCTG AGAAAGCTTCATACGAGAAGAGCGCTCTCAATGTTCTTT CCCATGAAGATGCAGCACGACTCGTTCGAGGAGCGCATTGAAAGCCCTGAGCCTTTGTACGAGGAGGTGGGCGACTTTGGTCTGCAGGTGCTCAAATCTTTGGAAACTAGTTTCCTGTCGAGTGCTCATGCAGAGACACAGGAGGTGCCCGCACGGCCCATCAGCCTGGGACAGAGGAAGGCCGCCTCCCTGGATCGCATGGTTGGGTCTAACCCAGTGCACTCTCTGTCATCCTCTGGTCAATCTCTAGACACCCTGAGCCAAGAGGACTCTCTGCACGTCCCAGGTAGGCACAGGTCGCACAGATCGTGTAGCCCTCAACAGGAACTGCTGTTACAGGAACTCTCCACTATGTTCTGTAAGAAACCAGAGTCTGAAGAGCAGCACACTACTGACTGA